Below is a genomic region from Cupriavidus sp. P-10.
CACAGTCAGCAAGCCTGCAAGCAGGCTTTCAGCCAGTAGAAAGTTGGCAAGAAAGGCATTTGCACCTCCTTTAACCGGTTGATGTCTGCGTTCATCGAATCATCTGGCCAGGCGCAGTTTTCCGCTTTCCCTTGCACGCCTCGTACTTTCCGGTTTGCGACAAGAACCGAGCGGTGCAGGTGCGCTGGATCGTCGATTTCCGCAGCTTTGAATAGCACCGCAATGCAAGACAGCTTTGCGCACGTGCGCTGTCCGCCGCCCAACCCGCCAGCCCACCGAAGTCACGCTGACTTTCGTGGAGGCTGCCGACGAGCCGTCGCCCTGCTACGAAAGGCAAGGCCCAGATCTCTCCGGAACGCCGATATTCGAATTTGCCTTCCCACTCGTCGATCATCATGTGGGTGCGCGCGGGCCGGGCGCCTTGGATAAGGCGGCTGGCAGCTTGTCTCAATTACCTGGCGACTGTCCCGAATTGGTAAATGGATGTCCCGAAAAGATAAGCGGCACAGGCAGGTACGCGGGATACTCGGCACCGGAAATGCTGGCGCCCTATCCGGCCAATGGAGGCCGTGGGTGTTAGTTGTTTCTGAAATAGACCATCGCCTTCTGTCTTCGCCGAGTCGCTCCAGACAACGGGCTCGGTGATCTGAACAATCATCGCTATAAGTAGACCCTAATGTCAGAGAAAACAGGTTCGATCCTTGCGGAGTCAGTCATTAACCTTGAACGTCGCCGCCTGATGGCCGGGGGTGCAACTGCGATCGTGGCCTCCATGTCGGGCCTGGCAAAAGCTGCTGACACGCCGGCGGCTACGCCAGCGGCTGGGGGGAAGCCGCTGCCGGCTTATGTTGCATGGAAGGATCCGAATGCAATGATCGTCCATTCAGGCAACACCCTCGAAACCAGGCGGGCTGCGTATGGCACCAGCATCATCACGCCGGCTGACCAGCTGTATATCCGCAATAACCTTCCAGCACCCGATGTGAGCATCGTTGCCGACCGCGATGGTTGGGAGCTCACAGTTGAAGGCGTGAAGAATCCGCGCAAGTTGACGGTCAAGGAACTCAAGACCATGGGACTGGAAACTGTAGCGATGGTGCTCCAGTGTTCTGGTAACGGCCGCGGCTATTTTCCGAGCAAGCCGAGTGGCACGCCCTGGCAAGTAGGTGCAGCCGGATGCGTGATATGGAGCGGTGTGCCGGTGCGTGCGGTGATCGAAGCGCTGGGCGGCATGGTGGCTGGCGCTGCCTACATGACCAGCACTGGCGGTGAGAAGATTCCGGAAGGGATCGATCCAAAGACCGTGATCGTGGAGCGTTCGGTGCCCAAGAGCGCCATCGACGATGCGCTTCTGGCATGGGAAATGAACGGTGAGCCAATCCCGCATGCCCACGGCGGGCCGTTGCGCATCATCGTGCCCGGCTATTCCGGCGTGAACAATGTCAAATACATCAAGCGCCTCGCCTTTACCACAGAGCAGACGGACGCGGCGATCCAGAAGACCGGCTATCGCTTCTCGCCTCCGGGAGAGAAGGGAGATCCCAGTCAGCCTTCGATTTGGGAAATGAGCGTCAAGTCGTGGATTAACAGCCCGGCCTCCGACGGCGGTCCGGTTTCGGCGGGTCTCGTGCAGATCAAAGGTGTTGCCTTTGGCGGTATCAATGCGGTGCGAGGCGTGGAAGTCTCCATCGATGGCGGCAAGACCTGGAAGGCTGCAAGATTCGTCGGCCCGGATCTGGGCCGCTATGCATGGCGCCAGTTCGTGCTGCCGGTGAAGCTGACGCCAGGGACGTACACGATCGCGTGCCGCGCAACAGACTCCAAGGGTAAGGTTCAACCGGAAGAGCGTGTGGAAAACGCCCACGGCTATAACAACACCAGCTGGCGCGACCACGCAATGCAAATCACTGTCGTTTAAAGGGAAAAGGAATGCCGTTTTACGTAAGACAGGCAGCAAGCGGAGCGCTTGCTGCTATCGCTGCACTCGCTGGCGGCAATGCACTGGCGCAGGCAAATATGGAAGAGGGAAAGAAGCTGTTCACTCAGACTGCAGTACCGGCATGCGCGGTGTGCCACACGCTGGAACACGCTGGCGCACAAGGCGCGATCGGCCCGAATCTGGATGAACTCAAGCCGGATGCATCGCGTGTGGAAATAGCGGTGCGCAACGGTATTGGTCAGATGCCAGCATTCAAAGGCTTGACCGATCAACAAGTCGCGACGCTGGCGAAGTATGTGGCGGCCTCTACTGGCGCTGCAAGATGAAGCAATAAAGAGGGCGGCCCCGTTACCTTTCGGGTGGCAGTTGCACGATTGCCGCCAGGGATACGTCGGGTGAGAGCCGGTAGATGATGACCACCGCGACGTTGATGTCGTGCTGCAGGTAGGGCGCGGCCACATGGCTGAAGTCGGATTTGTCACCATCATCCGCCCTGTTCTCGGAGCAGACCGGACAGGCGTGACAGATGTGCGTCGTCGCGCAGACGCCGAGCATCCTGTCTGCGTCGAAGGCAACGACTGGCTCGCCTTCCAGGGAATTGTCACGTGCAGATCAGAATTAAATTGCGTGCAATTTGCGTTTTGGTTGGCTTCATCTACGCTCCACTCATTGCTCGGATCCGCCTGTGTGCGCCGCCCCGTGCAAGAACAAGATGCAACAATCCGGGAGCGCCTGCGATGAGACCAGGCACGATAGTGGGCGAAGCCGCAGGCGACCACCAGGAGACGCGGCGAACAGCTGCGCCGCCGTCGCTCACGTTAGCCAAACGCGGGGGAGCGATCCGCGGCATCGGCGAAAAGTTTGCCGCCATCCCCGTCACAGGCACCGGCGCGATGTCGGTGCCACTCGCGACCATCCCGGGGCGTTCTGGTTTTGGACCCCAACTCTCTTTTGCGCTTCGACTCCGGCGCGGCACCGTCCCGTTCGGCTTCGGCTGGTTGCTTTGTCAGTTTGACGGACCGGTCACGTGGATCGAGCGATGAGCAAGGCGAAACCGTCTCTATCACGGACACCGTTTTCAGGCTGCGCTCATCAGTTGCGCAGTGCCCTGGTACTTTCGGTTTCAGCTCAGCCGCCGTGATATCGGCGAGTTGCTGTGCGAGCGTGGCGTGGTCTTCAGACATAAGCGATTTGGCGCTGGTGCGCCAGATTCGGTGCCGTCTTGCATAGTTTGTCTAGCCGGCTCGCTGCAAGCCACGCAGCACGTGGCACCTGTGTTGGGCCATGTCAGTGCGAGCAACCCTGGATCGCGGCCCTGCAGCAAACAGGCAGTCCGCATAATGGCTAGCCTGTTGAGTGCGAAAAACAGGGGCAGGTTCTCTCAGAGGGGGCATCATGGCAGCAGCGGGGTCGAATCCAGACCGAACCGCGGCGGCGCTCGCGCGCGGCAGCGCGGCCCCAGCTCCTGAGGGCGCTCATGACTGCGCGCCACTCCAGCTGCAGCTTCGCACCTTCCTCGAGGACCCTTCCGCGGTCGACCGGACGCGCCGACTGATAAGCTCGCTCGGTTCCTGCGACGGTGCCCCGACGGGGACGCCGGTCATCATCTTCGATTGTTCCGACGGGCCTCCGCAGCCGATCCCGCCGCTAGGCGTCGTCCTCTTGACCGACGTCGCCCATCTGGCCGCGTGCTGCGCGTCGCTGTGCAGCCTGCGCGCCGCCTGGCCCGGCGTCCCGACCGTGGTGCTCGCGCAGGACCTTCCGGAGGAGCTGCTGGCCCGCTTGCTCGCCTGTGCTCCGTTCGATTTCTGCCAGCTCTCCGGCTCGGATGCCGAGATCCGCCTGCGGCTGCGCCGCGCGCTCGGCCTGCTGCCCTGTGTCGAGCCCGCGATCGAGCCAGCGCTGCCGGCCGACCTCTCGTCGCGGTTGATCGGTCGCGCCCCGGGGTTCCTGCGGATCGTGCGACGCGTGCCCGTGCTGGCGGGCTCGACTGCGAGCGTGCTGTTGCTCGGCGAAACGGGCACTGGCAAGGAGGTCTTTGCGCAAGCCATCCATTACAGCTCCCCGCGCGCGCGCGGGCCGTGGGTCGCGATCAACTGCGCCGCCATTCCCTCGGAGCTGGTGGAAAGCGAGCTCTTCGGCCACACGCGCGGTGCCTACACCAATGCAGTGGCTGCGCGCGAAGGCCTGGTGCAGGAGGCCGAGTGCGGCACGCTCTTCCTCGACGAAATCGATGCGACGCCTCTTGCCGCGCAGGCCAAGCTGTTGCGCTTCCTGCAGGAGAAGGAGTACCGGATGGTGGGCTGCAGCCAGCGGCGAACCGCCGACGTTCGGGTGATCGCGGCGAGCAACCGCGATCTGCGCCGCGCGACCGCAGCCGGGACTTTTCGACAGGACCTGTTCTTCCGCCTCAACGTGCTGAACCTCACGCTGCCCCCCTTGCGCGAACGGCGTGAGGACGTGCCGGCGCTGGCGATGCACTTCCTGGCCCAGGCCAATCGCGAGTGCGGCCGCTGCCTGGGCGGCCTCACGCCCGGCGCGCTGCATCGCCTGCTGGCGCACGACTGGCCTGGCAACGTCCGCGAGTTGAAGCATGTGATTCAGCGTGCCGTGCTGCTGGCGCAGGGGAGCACGTTGCAGGCGGCCGACATCGAGCTTGATGGCGAGGCGCCGGGCGCCGCCTTCGACGACCGGGTCGTGCCCATTTCCTTTCACGAAGCCAAGGCCAGGGCGGTCGAGGCTTTCGAGCGGCACTACCTGGAACAGCTCCTGGTGCAAAGCCACGGCAATATCACCCAGGCCGCGCGCGCCGCCGCCAAGAACCGGCGCGCCTTCTTCGAGCTGTTGCGGCGCCACGGGATCGACGCCGCGCATTTCCGCAACCTGAACTGAGGCCGGCGCCCCAGGACAAAGAAGTCCTACCCCAGGACATTTGCACGCAGAGCCCGTCGGCGCTCCGCAGGGCCCGCGGGCTATGGCGCCCCGCCACGCGTACCGGCGAGGGGGGCTGGAGAGAAACATCCTGCCTCCACCGCCTGCTGCAACCGGGTTCCCAGGCAAATCAAGGATTCGCGCCATCGCCTCAGGCAGGCCCGGCTTTTGCGGTGGTCCTGGCGCAACCCGGAAAGGCGGTGATGGATGCGTTGGATCCTCGATATCCCGCAGTGCAGGCACTCATGGCGTACTGGCTCGCGCATCCACAGGCATCGGACACCCTGGAGGGAATATGCCAATGGTGGTTGAACCCCGAGACATTGCCGTCGCCGCGGGTCGAGCCGGCGCTGCTGTGGCTGGTCGAGCGTGGTGTCGTTATCGCCCATCGGGCGTCCGACGGGCGCGTGCGCTACCGGCTGGCGTGCCAGCCTCCATCCGATCTCCCGCCATGAAAGCTAGCGGGGCGGCCCCGCGTGCGCGCCGCGATCTCTCACCACTTCATTGCAGGAGGCCTGCATGCCAGTCGCATTGACTTACCCTGGGGTCTACGTGCAGGAGGTGCCCAGCGGGGTTCGCACCATCACCGGCGTCGGCACGTCCATCGGGATGTTCATCGGGCGCGCGCGCAAGGGCGAGCTCTACACGCCATTGCAGTGCCTGAGCTACCAGGACTTCGAACGCGGGTTCACCTCGCAGTTCGCCCAAAGCGAACTGCCGACGTCGGTGCGATTGTTCTTCCAGAATGGCGGGACGCAGTGCTATGTATCCCGCATCGCCGATCAGGAGAAAGGGGGGACTACGCTGCGGGCCGCGGCCGTCCAGTTGCTGACCGAGGCAAAGACGCCTTCGCTGGCGATCGAAGCGCGCTCGCCTGGCACGTTCGGCAACGACATCCGCATCCGGGTCAGCTACAACACCACCCAGCCGGAATCGACCTTTAACATGGAGGTCTTCCGGTGGATGCAGAACAGCACCGGCGCACTGCAGAAGGTCGACGTCGAGACGCACCTGGGCCTGCACATGAATCCGGCGCACCCGCGGTATGCGCAGGACGTGCTGGAGCAAAACTCCAGGCTGATACGCGCAGCCGACGTGAGCCTGCCGATTCCCGCGAGTCCGGCAGGACGCGGATTTTCGCAGGGCGGCCGCCCCATCGCCGCGCGCACGGCCGCGATTTTCCGCGACGAGTGCATCGCGCTTTTCGGCCGCAAGCCCTTGCCTGCGCGTCAGAATTTCCAGTTCCGCATCTCCGTGGATGGCGGCACCTCACAGCAGATCGACCTGGGCGACCTCGACTTCACGGTGGCGCCCCTGCTCGCGCCGGCGACCATCCTCGCAAACCTCCCGACAGCGATCGAAAGCCTGATCAACGCACGGGTCAGCCCGGCGCAGGTGCATGTGACGCTCGAGACCGGTCCCACCGGCCAGGCCGGTGAAAACAACGCCAACACGCGGTTGCTGCGAATCGCCTCGGACAATGGCGACGTATTCATCGATCCCGGCCCGGACCCGACCATGGATGTGGCGGGCGCGCTCATGCTCGGCACGGCTCAGGGCGGCATCGAAGTCTCGCGCTGGGCGCGCAAGCGGCCGGCGCCGAACGGCGTGCTGTTCCAGCCGGATTACTTCGGCGGCACGAATTTCGTGTCTTTCGCGCAGTTGCCGCAGGCCGGCGGCACCGCCATCACGGACATCACCATCGGCGCCGTGACCGTCCCACTGGTTGGAGCGAACGCACTGAACACCACCCCGGCCGTCGTGGTCGGCCCCGACGTGCCGATCGTGAACCCGAAGCTGTTCCAGGACCGCAACAGCGTCAAGCCGCCGGCCCAGCCCGACCCGGTGAGCGACGGCGTTCGCGAAAAGTGGGCCATCGTCGCCACGGCCGTCATTGCGGCGCGCGCGGCCGATCCCACCAAGAGCCCGTGGAGTGCGGAGGTCTGGGGGTCGCGCCTGGCCATCGTCGCGGCAGACGGCGGCGACGGGCTCTCGGGCCTGGTGGTCACCGCCGGCACCGACATCGGACCGAATTTCAACAGCAACGTCCGCTACTACAGCCTGGGCACTGGCGCCGGCGCATTCCAGAGCGCTGCAGTTCTGGGCAATGACGGCGGGCCACCGACGCTGGCTGACTACCAGAAGGCCTACGAGCGAATAGACCAGGAGGTCGACCTGTTCAACCTCCTCGTGCTGCCCAAGGATGCGCAACACACCGATGCCACCACGAGGGCCCTGTGGGGACCGGCCAGCCTGTTCTGCCGGCAACGGCGCGCCTTCCTGATCATGGACCCGCCGGCCAACTGGCCCGACTCGCAAGCTGCGGCGGGAGCGGTTGTCGGCGTCAACACGCTGCGCGTGGGCCTGGTGAAGGATCACGCGGCGGTGTTCTACCCGCGGCTGAAAGTGAACGACGGCGCCAGAGACGTGGCGGTCGGCCCCAGCGGCGCGATCGCCGGCCTGATGGCGCGGATCGACGGCACGCGCGGCGTGTGGAAGGCGCCGGCCGGTACCGAGGCCGACCTGCGCGGCATCTCCGGCGTGGAGCTCAGGTTTTCCGACGGCGAGAACGGCGTGATGAACCCGAAGGCCATTAACACCATCCGCGTCTTTCCCAACGGCATTGTCAACTGGGGCGCACGCACCATGGACGGAGACGACGGCTTCGGCTCGGAATACAAGTACATCCCGATCCGCCGGCTGGCCCTGTACCTCGAGGAAAGCCTGTACCGTGGCTTGAAGTGGGTGGTGTTCGAGCCCAACGACGAGCCGCTGTGGGCGCAGATCCGCCTGAACGTGGGCGCCTTCATGAACAACCTGTTCCGCCAGGGCGCGTTCCAGGGCACGGTGCCCAAGGACGCCTACTTCGTCAAGTGTGACGCGACCACCACCACGCAGAACGATCGCGACCTGGGCCTGGTCAACATCGTGGTCGGCTTCGCGCCGCTCAAACCGGCGGAGTTCGTGGTGCTGACCTTGCAGCAGATGGCCGGCCAGATCCAAACGTGAGGAGAAGCTCATGGCGCAGTTCCCCGTCAATACTCACCGCTTCGATCCGTATAAAAACATGCTGTTCCGGGTCAAGTGGGACGGCCGTTTCGTGGCCGGCGTCTCCAAGGTCTCGGCGCTCAAGCGTAGCACCGAGGTGGTTTCGCACCGCGAAGGCAACGACTTCAGCACGTCGCGGCATTCGCCCTCGACCTGGAAGTTCGAACCGATCACGCTGGAGCGCGGTGTGACCCACGACCCCGAGTTCGAGCTCTGGGCCAACAGGGTCTACACCGTGGAGGCCGGTTTCGTGCTGACGCTCAAGGACTTCCGCAAAGACATTCTGATCGAACTTCTCAACGAGCAGGGCAAGGTGGCCAAGACCTACAAGGTATTCCGCTGCTGGGTATCGGAGTACCAGGCGCTGCCCGAGCTCGATGCCAACGGGCACGCAGTGGCCTTCGAGCACATCGTGCTGCAGAACGAGGGCTGGGTGCGTGACGTCGAGGTGCCCGAGCCCGCCGAGACCTGAGCCAGACCATGCCCAATGTCAGCGAGCGAATTCCCCTTCGGCACGTGGCCGCGCAGCGGCTGCTCGTGCGCCTGCGCGAGCCACTGGGCAGCGACGAATTGGCGCTGGCCGGTGTAGACACGCGCGCCGCGGTGGCGCTGCTGGATCGGTTGATGGAGGACGCACCGTGCAGCGCCGGCGAGCTGAGCGCGAGCGACCGCGACGGCCTGCTGTGCGCACTGCATCGCCATCTGTGGGGCGACCGCATCGTGTCGTCGCTGGAATGCGAAGCGTGCGGCGCGATGTACGACCTGTCGTTCGAACTGAGTGCCCTGCAGATGCAGCTGGCCGCACAGGCCGAGGCGGCCGCCGTGGACGCGCCGCGCTTGCTTGCCGATAGCCGGGGGCGGCACTATCGCTTGCCGGACGCGGCGCAAGAGGAGGCCGCGGCCCAGTACGGAATGGTGCAGGGACACGCGCATCTGCGCGCGCTGGTCGCGGGAGCGGAACAGGCGCAGGCCAACCCGCAGGAACTGGACTCCCGCCTCGAGACGCTCGCCCCGCTGGTCGACGTGGAGCTGGACGCGAACTGTGCCGAATGCGGCGAACCGCGCCAGGCCCGCTTCGACGTCCAGTCCTTCGTGTTGCAGCGCCTGCTGGACGAGCGCGAGGCACTGCTGGATGAAATCCATGCGATGGCCGGCGGCTACGGGTGGCCGCTGCACGACATCGTGTCGCTGCCGCGCGGCCTGAGACGGAAGCTGGCGCAGCGGCTGGCCGGCGCGGCCGCGCCGGGCGCCTGGGGCTGAACCCGTATGGACTACCTGCGGCGCCTCCTCCTTCGCTCGCTTGCCGTTCCGCGCGAACACGGTTCGCCCGTGTTCGATCCCTTCGCGCAGGTGATTGGCTGGGAGTTCGATGGGTACGCACCGGCGCCGCAGCAGGAAAGCGCAGTTGAGCCGGTGCGTGCTGCGGCACCGGCTCCGGCGCCGCAGCGGCTCGAACCGGTGGCGTTGCCTATGCAGCCGTCGCAAGCGCCCGCATTCGACGCAGCTGCGGCCGACGCGTCTGAAGCCGT
It encodes:
- the sorT gene encoding SorT family sulfite dehydrogenase catalytic subunit, which translates into the protein MSEKTGSILAESVINLERRRLMAGGATAIVASMSGLAKAADTPAATPAAGGKPLPAYVAWKDPNAMIVHSGNTLETRRAAYGTSIITPADQLYIRNNLPAPDVSIVADRDGWELTVEGVKNPRKLTVKELKTMGLETVAMVLQCSGNGRGYFPSKPSGTPWQVGAAGCVIWSGVPVRAVIEALGGMVAGAAYMTSTGGEKIPEGIDPKTVIVERSVPKSAIDDALLAWEMNGEPIPHAHGGPLRIIVPGYSGVNNVKYIKRLAFTTEQTDAAIQKTGYRFSPPGEKGDPSQPSIWEMSVKSWINSPASDGGPVSAGLVQIKGVAFGGINAVRGVEVSIDGGKTWKAARFVGPDLGRYAWRQFVLPVKLTPGTYTIACRATDSKGKVQPEERVENAHGYNNTSWRDHAMQITVV
- the sorU gene encoding SorU family sulfite dehydrogenase c-type cytochrome subunit — protein: MPFYVRQAASGALAAIAALAGGNALAQANMEEGKKLFTQTAVPACAVCHTLEHAGAQGAIGPNLDELKPDASRVEIAVRNGIGQMPAFKGLTDQQVATLAKYVAASTGAAR
- a CDS encoding SpvB/TcaC N-terminal domain-containing protein is translated as MSVPLATIPGRSGFGPQLSFALRLRRGTVPFGFGWLLCQFDGPVTWIER
- a CDS encoding sigma-54 interaction domain-containing protein — protein: MTDVAHLAACCASLCSLRAAWPGVPTVVLAQDLPEELLARLLACAPFDFCQLSGSDAEIRLRLRRALGLLPCVEPAIEPALPADLSSRLIGRAPGFLRIVRRVPVLAGSTASVLLLGETGTGKEVFAQAIHYSSPRARGPWVAINCAAIPSELVESELFGHTRGAYTNAVAAREGLVQEAECGTLFLDEIDATPLAAQAKLLRFLQEKEYRMVGCSQRRTADVRVIAASNRDLRRATAAGTFRQDLFFRLNVLNLTLPPLRERREDVPALAMHFLAQANRECGRCLGGLTPGALHRLLAHDWPGNVRELKHVIQRAVLLAQGSTLQAADIELDGEAPGAAFDDRVVPISFHEAKARAVEAFERHYLEQLLVQSHGNITQAARAAAKNRRAFFELLRRHGIDAAHFRNLN
- a CDS encoding phage tail sheath family protein; its protein translation is MPVALTYPGVYVQEVPSGVRTITGVGTSIGMFIGRARKGELYTPLQCLSYQDFERGFTSQFAQSELPTSVRLFFQNGGTQCYVSRIADQEKGGTTLRAAAVQLLTEAKTPSLAIEARSPGTFGNDIRIRVSYNTTQPESTFNMEVFRWMQNSTGALQKVDVETHLGLHMNPAHPRYAQDVLEQNSRLIRAADVSLPIPASPAGRGFSQGGRPIAARTAAIFRDECIALFGRKPLPARQNFQFRISVDGGTSQQIDLGDLDFTVAPLLAPATILANLPTAIESLINARVSPAQVHVTLETGPTGQAGENNANTRLLRIASDNGDVFIDPGPDPTMDVAGALMLGTAQGGIEVSRWARKRPAPNGVLFQPDYFGGTNFVSFAQLPQAGGTAITDITIGAVTVPLVGANALNTTPAVVVGPDVPIVNPKLFQDRNSVKPPAQPDPVSDGVREKWAIVATAVIAARAADPTKSPWSAEVWGSRLAIVAADGGDGLSGLVVTAGTDIGPNFNSNVRYYSLGTGAGAFQSAAVLGNDGGPPTLADYQKAYERIDQEVDLFNLLVLPKDAQHTDATTRALWGPASLFCRQRRAFLIMDPPANWPDSQAAAGAVVGVNTLRVGLVKDHAAVFYPRLKVNDGARDVAVGPSGAIAGLMARIDGTRGVWKAPAGTEADLRGISGVELRFSDGENGVMNPKAINTIRVFPNGIVNWGARTMDGDDGFGSEYKYIPIRRLALYLEESLYRGLKWVVFEPNDEPLWAQIRLNVGAFMNNLFRQGAFQGTVPKDAYFVKCDATTTTQNDRDLGLVNIVVGFAPLKPAEFVVLTLQQMAGQIQT
- a CDS encoding phage tail protein; its protein translation is MAQFPVNTHRFDPYKNMLFRVKWDGRFVAGVSKVSALKRSTEVVSHREGNDFSTSRHSPSTWKFEPITLERGVTHDPEFELWANRVYTVEAGFVLTLKDFRKDILIELLNEQGKVAKTYKVFRCWVSEYQALPELDANGHAVAFEHIVLQNEGWVRDVEVPEPAET